A stretch of the Candidatus Lernaella stagnicola genome encodes the following:
- a CDS encoding 4-vinyl reductase: MKQTRRGRDNVSDVVRGRFIEYVNKNSDNRHLGPDRNDKLEQQQRRQMIWMNRGMGFLERHPLLVRILLRPLANAPWLSRKLPVLFRAFMGATAFEIHDVDKTGGRIGIGGVQEIMAGSKIIHLLHTTLAASMGPEKKAQTLYEMGKALCRWEVSQALEQGRWAPAPLVPLMVHGQILEQIQQDPVTAEFFGNVIRTMSKLITDEGGWGHLTFDFSAFPLKVMLDNSQEAAWLGPSSEPTCSFYSGIVAGYASTISGQELEAKEVACKAMGDPQCVFELVRKNEEPVH, encoded by the coding sequence ATGAAGCAAACGCGCCGGGGGCGCGACAATGTAAGCGACGTGGTCCGCGGCCGGTTTATCGAATACGTCAACAAAAACAGTGACAACCGGCACCTGGGACCAGATAGGAATGATAAGTTGGAGCAACAGCAACGTCGGCAAATGATCTGGATGAACCGCGGCATGGGCTTTCTGGAACGGCATCCTTTGCTCGTGCGCATCCTATTGCGTCCCTTGGCCAACGCGCCTTGGCTGTCAAGAAAGCTGCCGGTGCTGTTTCGCGCGTTCATGGGTGCCACGGCGTTCGAGATTCACGACGTGGACAAAACCGGCGGCCGGATCGGTATCGGCGGCGTTCAGGAGATCATGGCCGGCTCGAAAATCATCCATCTGCTGCACACCACCCTGGCCGCCTCCATGGGGCCGGAGAAAAAAGCCCAAACCCTCTACGAAATGGGCAAAGCGCTTTGCCGGTGGGAAGTGAGCCAGGCGCTGGAGCAAGGCAGATGGGCACCCGCGCCCCTGGTCCCGCTGATGGTCCACGGACAGATCCTGGAACAGATTCAACAGGACCCGGTGACAGCCGAGTTCTTCGGCAACGTCATTCGAACCATGTCCAAGCTGATCACCGATGAGGGCGGATGGGGCCATTTGACCTTCGACTTCTCTGCTTTCCCTTTGAAGGTCATGCTCGACAACTCTCAGGAAGCGGCGTGGCTTGGGCCGTCAAGTGAGCCGACGTGTTCGTTTTATTCAGGGATCGTGGCCGGGTATGCCAGCACAATCTCCGGGCAGGAACTGGAAGCGAAAGAGGTGGCCTGCA
- a CDS encoding DUF1566 domain-containing protein, giving the protein MRKLYFLVLLAVLFLGLGLLLSCGDDDDDDDSGGSDDDDAGGDLTWQDPPSSDYMTWENAKIYCANLSFDGHDDWRLPTISELRSLIRGCPATELGGSCGVTDGCTNVSDCWNDACSGCDYLEGPGSGGAYWPDGMSGGIAWYWSSSPVADLGDGAFGVDFYDGYVEGSYIGFDDHARCVR; this is encoded by the coding sequence ATGAGAAAGCTTTATTTCTTGGTTCTCTTGGCGGTGCTGTTCCTTGGCTTGGGTCTACTGCTTTCCTGCGGCGACGATGATGACGACGACGATTCGGGCGGAAGCGATGATGACGATGCCGGCGGCGACTTGACGTGGCAGGACCCGCCGTCGAGCGATTACATGACCTGGGAAAACGCGAAGATCTACTGCGCGAATTTGAGCTTTGACGGCCACGACGATTGGCGGCTGCCGACCATCAGTGAACTGCGGTCGCTGATTCGCGGGTGCCCCGCGACCGAACTGGGTGGCTCGTGCGGCGTGACTGACGGTTGCACGAATGTCAGTGACTGTTGGAACGATGCATGCTCTGGCTGTGATTACCTGGAGGGTCCCGGATCGGGTGGGGCTTATTGGCCGGATGGAATGTCCGGTGGTATCGCTTGGTATTGGTCGTCTTCGCCGGTCGCGGACCTCGGCGACGGCGCGTTCGGCGTCGATTTCTACGACGGCTACGTCGAGGGCAGCTACATCGGCTTCGACGACCACGCGCGTTGTGTCCGTTAG
- a CDS encoding DUF1566 domain-containing protein: MRNLYFLVLLAVLFLGLGLLLSCGDDDDDDDTGGDDDDDDATGDTWTDSSSGLTWQVTPASVPMYWEDAIEYCENLTLAGGGWHLPTISDLRTLIRGCDATVTGGSCGVTDSCLDYDCEDDSCGSCDYDDGPNNGCYGPSELPGECFCYLSSSPVADDGDYAWLVHFNYGSVYSAGHYTYARCVR, from the coding sequence ATGAGAAATCTTTATTTCTTGGTTCTCTTGGCGGTGCTGTTCCTTGGCTTGGGTCTACTGCTTTCCTGCGGCGACGATGATGACGATGACGACACCGGCGGTGATGATGACGATGACGACGCCACGGGCGACACCTGGACCGATTCATCCTCGGGCTTGACGTGGCAGGTGACGCCAGCGAGCGTTCCCATGTATTGGGAAGACGCCATCGAATACTGCGAGAATTTGACGTTGGCGGGCGGCGGCTGGCATCTGCCGACCATTTCCGACCTTCGCACGTTGATTCGCGGCTGCGACGCTACGGTAACCGGCGGCTCGTGCGGCGTGACGGATTCCTGCCTGGATTACGACTGCGAGGATGACTCATGCGGGTCCTGCGATTATGACGACGGACCTAACAATGGTTGCTACGGGCCTTCAGAATTGCCGGGCGAGTGCTTTTGCTATTTGTCGTCTTCGCCGGTCGCGGACGACGGCGACTACGCGTGGCTCGTCCATTTTAACTACGGCAGTGTCTACAGCGCCGGGCACTACACCTACGCGCGCTGTGTGCGATAG
- a CDS encoding DUF1566 domain-containing protein yields MRKLFFLVLLAVLFLGLGLLLSCGDDDDDDDDSGGDDDDSSSDDDAADDDATDDDASGDDDSASGDTWTDPSSGLTWQNPPSSYMQWDEAKTYCENLSFDGHDDWRLPTISELRSLIRGCDATELGGSCGVTDSCLDSTTCLNDPCWGCDYLEGPGDGGAYWPEGMTGEISWHWSSSPVADVDYGAWAVKFGCGRVDNRSTDYYYELPYFARCVRP; encoded by the coding sequence ATGAGAAAGCTTTTTTTCTTGGTTCTCTTGGCGGTGCTGTTCCTTGGCTTGGGTCTACTGCTTTCCTGCGGCGACGATGACGACGACGACGACGATTCGGGCGGCGATGATGACGACTCCAGCAGCGATGACGACGCGGCTGATGACGACGCAACTGATGACGATGCTTCGGGGGACGACGATAGCGCGTCCGGCGACACGTGGACCGATCCATCATCCGGCCTGACCTGGCAGAATCCGCCGTCGAGCTACATGCAGTGGGATGAAGCGAAAACCTACTGCGAGAATTTGAGCTTTGACGGTCATGACGATTGGCGGTTGCCGACCATCAGTGAACTGCGTTCCCTGATTCGCGGGTGCGATGCGACCGAACTGGGCGGATCGTGCGGTGTGACGGACTCCTGCCTGGATTCAACTACTTGCTTGAACGATCCATGCTGGGGCTGTGATTATCTGGAGGGTCCCGGCGACGGCGGCGCCTATTGGCCTGAAGGAATGACCGGTGAAATCTCTTGGCATTGGTCGTCTTCGCCTGTCGCGGACGTCGACTACGGCGCGTGGGCCGTCAAGTTCGGCTGCGGCCGCGTCGACAACCGCAGTACCGACTACTACTACGAGCTCCCCTACTTCGCGCGTTGTGTCCGTCCTTAG